From the genome of Amycolatopsis sp. NBC_01488, one region includes:
- a CDS encoding glutaminase domain-containing protein, translating to MSSRERAHLTRRDLLRLAGGSAVAVAAALWLPGTVAAAGTFSPIRPPATPLIVRSPYLSTWQAADNLPGTWAGFWTGHTTALCGLARIDGAAYVFAGSPALPSGPALTPMTQVSLQVTGTRSTYVLTGGGVTLTVTFFSPVDPANLQRQCVPFGYVTIRAASADGRAHAVDLHFDTSAEWVHGDTSTPVTWTQQQSTGYTLLSCTPASPGVLQENGEQASWGSLVLAAPTSGVSWQIGQDTVVRAASAGQGALANTSDTAQPRAISDRWPVLAFNKNLGTIPAGGSSSPFTLSIGHVRTPAVRYLGTPLNPWWTHYWGSWQDMAVWFANDYASALGAAVAIDQRLHDDAVAAAGGGTTGEHYAAICALALRQAFGGTELVDRGGAPWGFLKEISSSGNMSTVDVTYPAFPAYLALSPAYLRLILEPLLDYAEHGGWPMQFAEHDIGTHYPDAAGHNDGNEESMPVEESANMLIMAAALVQRLPSADAVAFATTHYPILRQWAEYLIGTTLDPGFQNQTDDFTGFIAHSANLALKGIIGVGAMGVLAAATGNTADVRRYRSTSRSYISQWVTLAEDGQHLKLAYDQPGTWSLKYNGFADRVLGLDLVPLGVAAQEAAWYQGRAGAHGVLLDPRNNYTKADWELWTAAWLTDQPNIRNTLVEGVYSFANTTPQRVPFTDWYVVADATQRGFQARPVAGGYLALLTRPAGSATVWRKLQNQRSGKVLAVSGMSLADTAEVTQWSDNGTVDHLWAVVDNGDGTVRIVNRNSGKILAVHDQSLDDGAHVQQFQDNGTPDHNWRIVDAGGGWSKIVNVRSGKVLAVDQQSTADGAQVTQWSDNGTPDHLWRFA from the coding sequence ATGTCCTCCCGAGAACGCGCTCACCTGACCCGCCGGGACCTGCTCCGGCTCGCCGGCGGCTCGGCCGTCGCCGTCGCCGCCGCGCTCTGGCTGCCCGGCACCGTTGCCGCCGCGGGTACCTTCAGCCCGATCCGGCCGCCCGCCACTCCGCTCATCGTCCGGTCGCCGTACCTGTCGACCTGGCAGGCCGCCGACAACCTCCCCGGGACCTGGGCCGGCTTCTGGACCGGGCACACCACCGCCCTCTGCGGCCTCGCCCGGATCGACGGCGCCGCGTACGTCTTCGCCGGCTCGCCCGCACTGCCGTCCGGGCCCGCGCTCACCCCGATGACCCAGGTCAGCCTGCAGGTCACCGGCACGCGCTCGACCTACGTCCTCACCGGCGGCGGCGTCACCCTGACCGTCACGTTCTTCTCGCCCGTCGACCCGGCGAACCTGCAACGCCAGTGCGTGCCCTTCGGCTACGTCACCATCCGGGCCGCCAGCGCCGACGGCCGCGCGCACGCCGTCGACCTCCACTTCGACACCTCCGCCGAGTGGGTGCACGGCGACACTTCGACCCCGGTCACCTGGACCCAGCAGCAATCCACCGGCTACACGCTCCTGAGCTGCACCCCGGCGAGCCCGGGCGTGCTGCAGGAGAACGGTGAACAGGCCAGCTGGGGTTCGCTCGTGCTCGCCGCGCCGACGTCCGGGGTGAGCTGGCAGATCGGGCAGGACACCGTCGTGCGCGCCGCGTCGGCGGGCCAAGGCGCCCTGGCCAACACCAGCGACACCGCCCAGCCACGCGCGATCAGCGACCGCTGGCCGGTGCTGGCGTTCAACAAGAACCTCGGCACGATCCCGGCCGGCGGCTCGTCGAGCCCGTTCACGCTGTCGATCGGGCACGTCCGCACGCCCGCCGTCCGCTACCTCGGCACCCCGCTGAACCCCTGGTGGACGCACTACTGGGGCAGCTGGCAGGACATGGCCGTCTGGTTCGCCAACGACTACGCGAGCGCGCTCGGCGCGGCGGTCGCGATCGACCAGCGCCTGCACGACGACGCCGTCGCCGCGGCCGGCGGCGGGACCACCGGCGAGCACTACGCCGCCATCTGCGCGCTGGCGCTGCGCCAGGCCTTCGGCGGCACCGAACTGGTCGACCGCGGCGGCGCGCCCTGGGGCTTCCTCAAGGAGATCTCCTCCAGCGGCAACATGTCCACAGTGGACGTCACCTACCCGGCGTTCCCCGCCTACCTCGCCCTGTCCCCGGCCTACCTGCGGCTGATCCTGGAGCCGCTCCTGGACTACGCCGAGCACGGCGGCTGGCCGATGCAGTTCGCCGAGCACGACATCGGCACCCACTACCCGGACGCGGCCGGGCACAACGACGGCAACGAGGAGAGCATGCCGGTCGAGGAGTCCGCCAACATGCTGATCATGGCCGCCGCGCTGGTCCAGCGGCTCCCGTCGGCCGACGCCGTCGCCTTCGCGACCACCCACTACCCGATCCTGCGGCAGTGGGCCGAGTACCTCATCGGCACCACCCTCGACCCGGGCTTCCAGAACCAGACCGACGACTTCACCGGGTTCATCGCGCACAGCGCCAACCTCGCGCTCAAGGGCATCATCGGCGTCGGCGCGATGGGCGTCCTCGCCGCGGCGACCGGCAACACCGCCGACGTCCGGCGGTACCGGTCGACCTCCCGCAGCTACATCAGCCAGTGGGTGACCCTCGCCGAGGACGGCCAGCACCTCAAGCTGGCCTACGACCAGCCCGGCACGTGGAGCCTGAAGTACAACGGCTTCGCCGACCGCGTGCTCGGCCTCGACCTGGTCCCGCTCGGCGTCGCGGCGCAGGAGGCGGCCTGGTACCAGGGCCGCGCGGGCGCCCACGGCGTGCTGCTCGACCCGCGCAACAACTACACGAAGGCCGACTGGGAGCTGTGGACCGCCGCGTGGCTCACCGACCAGCCGAACATCCGGAACACGCTGGTAGAAGGCGTGTACAGCTTCGCGAACACCACGCCGCAGCGCGTTCCGTTCACCGACTGGTACGTCGTCGCCGACGCCACCCAGCGCGGCTTCCAGGCCCGTCCGGTCGCGGGCGGCTACCTGGCCCTGCTGACCCGCCCGGCGGGGTCGGCGACGGTGTGGCGGAAGCTGCAGAACCAGCGCTCGGGCAAGGTCCTGGCCGTGTCGGGCATGTCACTGGCCGACACCGCCGAGGTCACGCAGTGGTCGGACAACGGCACGGTCGACCACCTCTGGGCCGTCGTCGACAACGGGGACGGCACGGTCCGGATCGTCAACCGCAACAGCGGCAAGATCCTCGCGGTGCACGACCAGAGC
- a CDS encoding amidohydrolase yields the protein MHADLVFTRGPVLTPGGRAGFAAVRGDRIVAVGDDPVPLIGPRTDVVDLRGRLLLPGFQDAHVHAVGGGVELGRCDLTGAATVVSCLDAVAAYARANPRLGWLTGSGWSLDTFAGGLPHRRLLDAVVPERPVVLVNRDHHGAWLNTAALVRAGITASTPDPPDGRIERDAEGPSGVLQEGAMDLVTRLLPPVTEADKLTGLLRAQRLLHSLGVTAWQDPLLGEYGGMPDPSSAYATASERGLLTARVTGALWWDRARGAEQLPDLLERRESLRDSGFRAGTVKIMLDGVAENHTAAMLGPYLRTGHSGLSFVDPVALREHVTLLDAHGFQVHFHALGDRAVRDALDAVEAARAANGPADRRHHLAHLQVVHPDDVPRFRRLGATATIQPLWAVHEPQMDELTIPFLGDERASWQYPFGALLRSGATLAAGSDWPVSSPDPLQGIHVAVNRIPYGEDVPAFLPGQRIGLAEAIAAYTAGSAHVHHLDDTGEIRPGHRADLVVLDRDPFAGPDSEIGAAKVAMTFTGGRCVHEP from the coding sequence ATGCACGCCGACCTCGTCTTCACCCGCGGCCCCGTGCTCACCCCCGGCGGCCGGGCCGGCTTCGCGGCCGTCCGCGGCGACCGGATCGTCGCCGTCGGCGACGATCCGGTCCCGCTGATCGGACCGCGCACCGACGTCGTCGACCTCCGCGGCCGCCTGCTGCTGCCCGGTTTCCAGGACGCGCACGTCCATGCCGTCGGCGGCGGCGTCGAACTCGGCCGCTGCGACCTCACCGGCGCCGCCACCGTCGTGAGCTGCCTCGACGCCGTCGCGGCGTACGCCAGGGCGAACCCGCGGCTCGGCTGGCTCACCGGCAGCGGCTGGTCCCTGGACACCTTCGCGGGCGGCCTCCCCCACCGCCGGCTCCTCGACGCCGTCGTGCCGGAACGACCGGTCGTGCTGGTCAACCGTGACCACCACGGCGCGTGGCTGAACACTGCCGCGCTCGTCCGCGCCGGGATCACCGCGAGCACGCCGGACCCACCCGACGGCCGCATCGAGCGTGACGCCGAGGGCCCCTCCGGCGTCCTGCAGGAAGGCGCGATGGACCTCGTCACCCGGCTGCTGCCGCCGGTCACCGAGGCCGACAAGCTCACCGGCCTGCTGCGGGCGCAACGGCTGCTGCACTCGCTCGGCGTCACCGCCTGGCAGGACCCGCTGCTCGGCGAGTACGGCGGCATGCCCGACCCGTCGAGCGCGTACGCCACCGCGTCGGAACGCGGCCTGCTGACCGCCCGGGTCACCGGCGCGCTCTGGTGGGACCGCGCCCGCGGCGCCGAGCAGCTCCCGGACCTGCTGGAGCGCCGGGAGTCGTTGCGCGACAGCGGTTTCCGCGCCGGCACCGTCAAGATCATGCTGGACGGCGTCGCCGAGAACCACACCGCGGCGATGCTCGGCCCCTACCTGCGCACCGGCCACAGTGGACTGAGCTTCGTCGACCCGGTGGCGCTGCGCGAGCACGTCACGCTGCTCGACGCGCACGGCTTCCAGGTGCACTTCCACGCCCTCGGCGACCGCGCGGTGCGGGACGCGCTGGACGCCGTCGAAGCCGCCCGCGCCGCCAACGGCCCGGCCGATCGCCGGCACCACCTGGCGCACTTGCAGGTGGTGCACCCCGACGACGTCCCGCGGTTCCGGCGGCTCGGCGCGACCGCGACGATCCAGCCGCTCTGGGCCGTGCACGAGCCTCAGATGGACGAGCTGACCATTCCCTTCCTCGGTGACGAACGGGCGTCCTGGCAGTACCCGTTCGGTGCCCTGCTGCGGTCCGGCGCGACCCTGGCCGCCGGCAGCGACTGGCCGGTGAGCAGCCCCGACCCGCTGCAGGGCATCCACGTGGCGGTCAACCGGATCCCGTACGGCGAGGACGTGCCCGCGTTCCTGCCCGGGCAGCGGATCGGCCTGGCCGAAGCGATCGCCGCGTACACGGCGGGCTCGGCCCATGTCCACCACCTCGACGACACGGGCGAGATCCGGCCCGGCCACCGCGCCGACCTCGTGGTGCTCGACCGCGACCCCTTCGCGGGCCCCGACTCGGAGATCGGGGCCGCGAAGGTCGCGATGACGTTCACCGGGGGCCGGTGCGTCCACGAGCCATGA
- a CDS encoding DUF1883 domain-containing protein produces MEANVFDLGKVRRDAVVTIRLEAMANVRLLTEVNFEAYRRRQYYRMHGGVATAPMFKIHIPANAHWFLVLDVEGLENLPLRPRVSVEPEPAVMARGRTGPR; encoded by the coding sequence ATGGAAGCGAACGTGTTCGATCTCGGGAAAGTGCGAAGAGACGCGGTGGTCACCATCCGGCTGGAGGCGATGGCCAACGTCAGGCTTCTGACGGAGGTCAACTTCGAGGCCTACCGGCGCCGGCAGTACTACCGGATGCACGGCGGGGTGGCCACCGCACCGATGTTCAAGATCCACATCCCGGCCAACGCGCACTGGTTCCTGGTGCTCGACGTCGAGGGGCTGGAGAACCTGCCCCTGCGGCCGCGGGTGAGCGTCGAACCCGAGCCCGCGGTCATGGCTCGTGGACGCACCGGCCCCCGGTGA
- a CDS encoding MarR family winged helix-turn-helix transcriptional regulator, producing the protein MMSGVSISAEQQPARPPLTLYLVKRLELVIRALLDDALRPLGLTTLQYTALTVLEASGALSSAQLARRSFLRPQTMHEMVLALEKRGLIARTPQPDNRRVLLAGLTDTGRRLLTDCAPAVAEVEGALLADLSPGQRATFREGLQHGVLALGALSDHRRSQEA; encoded by the coding sequence ATGATGAGCGGCGTGAGCATCTCCGCGGAGCAGCAGCCTGCCCGGCCGCCGCTGACCCTCTACCTGGTCAAACGCCTCGAGCTGGTGATCAGAGCGCTGCTCGACGACGCGCTGCGGCCGCTGGGGCTCACGACGTTGCAGTACACCGCGCTGACGGTCCTCGAGGCGAGCGGCGCGCTGTCGTCGGCCCAGCTGGCCCGGCGTTCGTTCCTGCGGCCGCAGACCATGCACGAGATGGTGCTGGCGCTGGAGAAGCGCGGGCTGATCGCCCGCACCCCGCAGCCGGACAACCGGCGCGTCCTGCTGGCCGGCCTGACCGACACCGGCCGCCGGCTGCTGACCGACTGCGCCCCGGCGGTCGCCGAGGTGGAAGGCGCGCTGCTCGCCGACCTGAGCCCGGGCCAGCGCGCGACGTTCCGCGAGGGACTCCAGCACGGCGTCCTCGCGCTGGGTGCATTGTCGGACCACCGGCGCTCTCAGGAAGCCTGA
- a CDS encoding phenylacetate--CoA ligase family protein, whose amino-acid sequence MDLGRQTRVRQAFDTFFGPPEPPSGNHVLDLFRRTAETVPAYRKFLRQHGISPDDVGTMADFRKLPLLDKAGYHRKYPLPELCRGGTFAELDMIAVSSGSSGRPTIWPRALEDELHVARRFETVMVDAFEADRRSTLAVVCFPLGTWVGGLFTTACVRHLAAKGCPITVVAPGNNKAEILRVLPELAPHFEQVVLLGYPPFVKDVVDTGLAEGVDWPAYAIKLVLAGEVFSEQWRELVARRAGIADPVRDVASLYGTADAGVLGTETPLSAGIRRFLAGHPGLAREVFGDARLPTLVQYDPASRFFEVHEGTLVFTGDGGIPLIRYHIADDGGLLPHAQLLEFCARNGFTPPPGPELPFVYVFGRSLFTVSFFGANVYPENVTVGLEQPGISETVTGKFVIESVEDADRDRRLRITVETAPGATADAAGIAAAVRTQLVRLNSEFAHYVPVERQLPDVVLRPAGDPEYFPVGVKHRYTRPS is encoded by the coding sequence ATGGACCTCGGTCGGCAGACCCGTGTGCGGCAGGCGTTCGACACCTTCTTCGGCCCGCCGGAACCGCCGTCCGGAAACCACGTCCTCGACCTCTTCCGCCGGACCGCGGAAACCGTGCCCGCGTACCGGAAGTTCCTGCGCCAGCACGGGATTTCCCCCGACGACGTCGGAACAATGGCCGACTTCCGGAAGCTGCCGCTGCTCGACAAGGCCGGCTACCACCGGAAGTACCCGCTGCCCGAGCTGTGCCGCGGCGGGACGTTCGCCGAGCTCGACATGATCGCCGTCTCGTCCGGGTCCAGTGGCCGGCCGACGATCTGGCCGCGCGCGCTCGAGGACGAGCTGCACGTCGCGCGCCGGTTCGAGACGGTCATGGTGGACGCCTTCGAAGCCGATCGGCGCAGCACCCTCGCCGTCGTCTGCTTCCCGCTCGGCACCTGGGTCGGCGGCCTGTTCACCACGGCGTGCGTGCGCCACCTCGCGGCCAAGGGCTGCCCGATCACGGTCGTGGCGCCGGGCAACAACAAGGCGGAGATCCTGCGCGTGCTCCCGGAGCTCGCGCCGCACTTCGAGCAGGTGGTGCTGCTGGGCTACCCGCCGTTCGTCAAGGACGTCGTCGACACCGGCCTCGCCGAAGGCGTCGACTGGCCCGCGTACGCGATCAAGCTCGTGCTGGCGGGCGAAGTCTTCAGCGAGCAGTGGCGCGAGCTGGTCGCCCGGCGGGCGGGGATCGCCGACCCGGTCCGGGACGTCGCGTCGCTGTACGGCACGGCCGACGCGGGTGTCCTCGGCACCGAAACGCCGTTGTCCGCGGGCATCCGCCGGTTCCTCGCCGGTCATCCCGGCCTCGCCCGCGAGGTCTTCGGCGACGCGCGCCTCCCGACGCTCGTGCAGTACGACCCGGCGAGCCGCTTCTTCGAGGTGCACGAGGGCACGCTCGTCTTCACCGGCGACGGCGGGATCCCGCTGATCCGCTACCACATCGCCGACGACGGCGGGCTCCTCCCGCACGCGCAGCTGCTGGAGTTCTGCGCCCGCAACGGTTTCACGCCGCCGCCCGGGCCGGAGCTGCCGTTCGTGTACGTGTTCGGCCGGTCGCTGTTCACGGTGTCGTTCTTCGGCGCGAACGTCTACCCGGAGAACGTCACCGTCGGCCTGGAGCAGCCCGGCATCAGCGAGACGGTGACGGGCAAGTTCGTCATCGAGTCGGTGGAGGACGCCGACCGCGACCGGCGGCTGCGCATCACGGTCGAGACGGCCCCGGGCGCGACCGCCGACGCCGCCGGGATCGCGGCCGCCGTCCGCACCCAGCTCGTGCGGCTCAACAGCGAGTTCGCGCACTACGTCCCGGTGGAACGGCAACTACCCGACGTCGTCCTGCGCCCAGCGGGCGATCCCGAGTACTTCCCGGTCGGGGTGAAGCACCGCTACACGCGGCCGTCCTAG
- a CDS encoding DUF4326 domain-containing protein, whose translation MPTTVVNLKGHRDDPEYADVVYVGRPMHRGGWHLAGSKLASPFRPGPDGTREDVVKKYREYLLSRPDLLALLPDLRGKRLGCWCVPEPCHAQVIADVADHGP comes from the coding sequence ATGCCCACCACCGTCGTCAACCTCAAGGGCCACCGCGACGACCCGGAGTACGCCGACGTCGTCTACGTCGGGCGGCCGATGCACCGCGGCGGCTGGCACCTCGCCGGGTCGAAGCTCGCCAGCCCGTTCCGGCCCGGCCCGGACGGCACCCGCGAGGACGTCGTGAAGAAGTACCGCGAGTACCTGCTGTCCCGGCCCGACCTGCTCGCCCTCCTGCCTGACCTGCGCGGGAAGCGGCTCGGCTGCTGGTGCGTGCCGGAACCGTGCCACGCCCAGGTGATCGCCGACGTCGCGGATCACGGGCCGTAA
- a CDS encoding aminoglycoside phosphotransferase family protein, producing the protein MELSSREATITVEVVRRLVAAQFPRWAGLAVEPAPTQGVDNATFRLGPDLAVRLPRYARWTGQVAREQEWLPKLAPVLPLPIPVPLAEGRPGEGYPFPWSVLRWLPGGPLDPGRVADPAAALAEFFGALQRADATGGPAPQWSNGFRGVSATDERDSAIAPGRLAPRIEALAGLIDLDAVAAVWEAARAAPPWDRPPVWIHGDPAPGNLLARGGRLSAVIDFGTLAVGDPACDLIVAWSVLSPEGRAVFRAALDIDDATWARGRAWGLTAVLPTRAALTAPDAARARRRLDELVADFRASTP; encoded by the coding sequence TTGGAGCTGTCTTCCCGCGAAGCGACCATCACCGTGGAGGTGGTCCGGCGCCTGGTGGCGGCGCAGTTCCCGCGGTGGGCCGGGCTCGCGGTCGAGCCGGCGCCGACGCAGGGCGTGGACAACGCGACGTTCCGGCTGGGGCCGGATCTGGCGGTCCGGCTGCCGCGGTACGCGCGGTGGACGGGTCAGGTGGCGCGGGAACAGGAGTGGCTGCCGAAGCTGGCGCCGGTGCTGCCGCTGCCGATCCCGGTGCCCCTGGCCGAGGGCCGGCCGGGGGAGGGCTACCCGTTCCCGTGGTCGGTGCTGCGCTGGCTGCCCGGCGGCCCGCTCGACCCCGGCCGCGTCGCGGACCCGGCCGCCGCGCTGGCGGAGTTCTTCGGAGCCCTGCAGCGTGCCGACGCCACGGGCGGGCCGGCTCCCCAGTGGAGCAACGGGTTCCGCGGCGTCTCGGCGACCGACGAGCGCGACTCGGCGATCGCCCCGGGCCGCCTCGCCCCGCGCATCGAGGCGCTGGCCGGCCTGATCGACCTCGACGCGGTGGCGGCGGTCTGGGAGGCGGCTCGCGCGGCTCCGCCGTGGGACCGCCCGCCGGTGTGGATCCACGGCGACCCGGCCCCGGGAAACCTGCTGGCGCGGGGCGGCAGGCTCAGCGCGGTGATCGACTTCGGCACCCTGGCGGTGGGCGACCCGGCGTGCGACCTGATCGTGGCGTGGTCGGTGTTGTCGCCGGAGGGCCGGGCGGTCTTCCGGGCGGCCCTGGACATCGACGACGCGACGTGGGCCCGCGGCCGCGCGTGGGGCTTGACCGCGGTCCTCCCGACGCGGGCGGCGCTGACCGCTCCGGACGCGGCGCGGGCCCGGCGGCGGCTGGACGAGCTGGTGGCGGATTTCCGGGCGTCGACGCCGTAG
- a CDS encoding STAS domain-containing protein, producing MVPEPRSADHELTTTDWMNAGGRLSLRVSRPTPRTVLVRVTGEVDLSTARRLDEVLHSRIRGPVGEVVIDLAGVTFFSVAGLNSLLRAQLLADAAGALLTVDPGGSRAVQRLFTLLPMDFYGVMSPRPVA from the coding sequence ATGGTTCCTGAACCTCGCTCGGCCGACCACGAGCTCACCACCACCGACTGGATGAACGCCGGCGGTCGCCTGTCCCTGCGCGTCTCGCGCCCCACGCCGCGCACCGTCCTCGTCCGGGTGACCGGCGAGGTCGACCTGAGCACCGCGCGCCGCCTCGACGAAGTCCTGCACTCGCGCATCCGCGGCCCGGTCGGCGAGGTCGTCATCGACCTCGCGGGCGTCACGTTCTTCTCCGTCGCCGGGCTGAACTCGCTGCTGCGCGCCCAGCTCCTCGCCGACGCCGCCGGGGCGCTCCTGACCGTCGACCCCGGTGGGTCGCGCGCGGTGCAGCGGCTGTTCACGTTGCTGCCGATGGACTTCTACGGGGTGATGAGCCCGCGGCCGGTCGCCTGA
- a CDS encoding response regulator, producing MTEVRVLISDDDEMIRAVLREVLDEEPDIAVVAVARDADEAIRLAEHHRPAVAVLDVRMPGGGGARAAREIARLSPETAILAFSAYADRASMAGLAAAGVTEYLVKGVPNTKIVEAVRRLGRSSA from the coding sequence GTGACCGAGGTGCGGGTGCTGATCTCCGACGACGACGAGATGATCCGCGCCGTCCTCCGGGAGGTCCTCGACGAGGAGCCCGACATCGCCGTGGTCGCGGTCGCCCGCGACGCCGACGAGGCGATCCGGCTCGCCGAGCACCACCGGCCCGCCGTCGCGGTCCTCGACGTCCGGATGCCGGGCGGCGGCGGGGCCCGCGCGGCGCGCGAGATCGCCCGGCTCAGCCCGGAGACCGCGATCCTGGCGTTCTCGGCCTACGCCGACCGCGCCTCGATGGCCGGGCTCGCCGCGGCCGGCGTCACCGAGTACCTGGTGAAGGGCGTGCCGAACACGAAGATCGTCGAAGCCGTCCGGCGGCTCGGCCGGTCGTCGGCGTGA